A genomic stretch from Prochlorococcus marinus str. MIT 9312 includes:
- the fmt gene encoding methionyl-tRNA formyltransferase, giving the protein MRIIFWGTPEYSISSLDIFIKSKHEVIAVVSQPDKKRSRGKKLISSPVKSFAEQESIKIYTPEKIRDNINFINELKSLSCDLFIVIAYGKILPKEILEIPKFGCWNAHASLLPRWRGAAPIQWSLMKGDEFTGVGIMKMNEGLDTGDLLLEEKIKIDNNDNLITLTEKLSILSAKLFLNATSLLEENINKNTNYQLTKQNTLGREITYARMIEKSDYKVDWGNEAIKISRKIKALYPRANTTFRGKNLKIIKIKVLSSDEINNEKYCLMSNYSKPGIILAVLENEGIIISTKTDPIILLEAKLEGKNISSKKQLIQQLKPSLGEYLSN; this is encoded by the coding sequence GTGAGAATTATATTCTGGGGGACACCTGAATATTCAATTTCAAGCCTTGATATTTTTATTAAATCTAAGCACGAGGTAATTGCAGTAGTTAGCCAACCGGATAAGAAAAGATCTAGGGGAAAAAAATTAATATCTTCACCTGTTAAAAGCTTTGCCGAGCAAGAATCTATAAAAATTTATACTCCGGAAAAAATTAGGGACAACATAAATTTTATAAATGAACTTAAATCACTATCCTGTGATTTATTTATTGTTATAGCTTATGGAAAAATTTTACCTAAAGAGATATTAGAAATACCAAAATTTGGTTGTTGGAACGCACATGCTTCATTACTTCCAAGATGGCGTGGTGCGGCTCCAATCCAATGGTCCCTAATGAAAGGTGATGAATTTACTGGAGTAGGAATTATGAAAATGAATGAGGGACTAGATACTGGCGACTTATTGTTGGAAGAAAAAATTAAAATCGATAATAACGATAATTTAATTACACTTACGGAAAAACTTAGTATTTTATCTGCAAAATTATTTTTAAATGCTACATCTTTACTCGAAGAAAATATTAATAAAAATACTAATTATCAATTAACAAAACAAAATACTCTTGGAAGAGAAATTACTTACGCAAGAATGATTGAAAAATCTGACTATAAAGTGGATTGGGGTAATGAGGCAATTAAAATTTCTCGAAAAATAAAAGCATTATACCCACGAGCAAATACAACTTTTAGAGGGAAGAACCTAAAAATAATCAAAATTAAAGTTTTAAGTAGTGATGAAATTAATAATGAAAAATACTGTTTAATGAGCAATTATTCAAAACCAGGAATTATTCTTGCTGTCTTAGAAAATGAAGGAATAATAATTTCAACTAAAACTGATCCGATTATTTTGTTAGAAGCAAAACTTGAAGGCAAAAACATATCTAGCAAAAAACAATTAATACAACAGTTAAAGCCATCATTAGGTGAATATCTCTCAAATTAA
- a CDS encoding TerC family protein, translated as MDSAAINSFIPTLDQVDSWYEIFTLLPILIALELLLSADNAIALASLTKSLESSELRSRALNIGITISLLFRIILIILSNFLLKFIFIRVFAGFYLIYLFFSNVFYNSEIENAENGTDNNKNNFRFLRVVALLSITDFAFSIDSITTAVAISDQYILIIFGAVIGVLALRFTSGIFLKLLDIFSRLETAGYVAILIVGIKLLLNTLIKESILPDYYFYILILFAFIWGFSKKESKT; from the coding sequence ATTCTTTTATACCAACACTAGATCAGGTAGATAGTTGGTACGAAATCTTTACACTTTTACCAATATTAATTGCACTAGAATTATTATTATCAGCTGATAATGCTATCGCACTAGCTTCTCTTACTAAATCTCTCGAGAGTTCGGAATTAAGGTCAAGAGCCTTAAATATTGGTATAACAATATCTTTATTATTTAGAATTATTCTCATAATACTATCTAATTTTCTTCTCAAGTTTATTTTTATTAGGGTTTTTGCTGGTTTTTATTTAATATATTTATTCTTCTCTAATGTTTTTTATAATTCTGAAATAGAAAACGCTGAAAATGGTACAGACAATAATAAAAATAATTTTAGGTTCTTAAGGGTTGTAGCACTTCTCTCAATTACTGATTTTGCATTTTCCATAGACAGTATCACTACTGCAGTAGCTATCAGTGATCAATACATATTAATAATATTTGGAGCTGTAATTGGGGTATTAGCCTTAAGATTTACATCGGGGATTTTTCTAAAACTTCTAGATATATTTTCTAGATTAGAAACAGCTGGTTACGTAGCAATTTTAATTGTTGGGATTAAACTTTTACTAAATACGTTAATTAAAGAATCTATTCTTCCCGACTATTATTTTTATATTTTGATTCTTTTTGCTTTCATTTGGGGATTCTCTAAAAAAGAATCAAAAACTTAA